TACATATTTCTTATACGTTATTTTCAGACGTATCATGTAgagaatacaatacaatacccTTTATAACAAGGTCGACTGCCGCGTCGGTTTCAAACCTTCcttcttttaaattacacaacggatgcagttttcattgttatttagacaatattaacaaaaatttatacatacaaaacagcCATTAGACCGTGCGAAGCCGAGCCAGGTTCCTAGTtgcatataaaacaaaacatacagttataaactttaatatgCGCAAGAGGCCGCCTTTTCGCTGtttgcaatttcttccagggAAACTTTTGAAGAATCTTAAGAATAAGAGAATGCTGAAtgctaataaaattgatctaTTCTTCCTATTTGTTAGCTGGGAGGGTATGCTTTTAGCATTCAGATCGCCATTTgttgaactatatttttacgacagtttcaaaaaaacaaagaatccTTTTTCTtacatgtttattatatttagatattaacACTCCATGTTAAGGTTTTAGAATATCACTTTTAGGTTTATTctaaaagacaaaaataattcttcttCAGAAAAATAGTTCTGCTTATTCATTACTGAAAGTTGTTTTCTCCTTAAATTTAGTCCTATCCAGAGCTAGTCTGAATAATTGTTGACTAGACTCTCTCCGGCAATCTTTTCCATcattacaatttgaaaaaattaacaaaaaatgtacttacatgAGTTTAAAACGTATCGGTCTAGTAATGCCTGGTAATAATTCAGTTAGGCCAAGCTCAATTTATAGACAAGCTAGGTAGCTGTGTAGCATTCCTCCCATGGATGTCATATAGTCTAGGCGGCTGATAgaaataatagcattcccaaagagggttgacggcAGGCAAGTAAAATCACAgtagaatcttcaaaatttttaggttcaaattcaaattcataaattagaccatcacaggcactttttcgcgtcaatttttttattatttagttatttctcataagCTACAAACAACTGGCATAGGTTAATTTTAGTTGCTGCGGACGCGGCGTTAAAGCCCCAAATTAAAAcaggaacacgcgaggatcagagatgatgatgatgaggtATGCATATCAAAACCATTACTATTTGAAGTAGTGGTTGTTCAGTGATCAAAAGGCTGGGAAGCCAGGATCAAATCCTCCTGATACCACAAGTAATTTGTATAGCAATCTGGCTCATGtactagttttcatagataacCTTGTTAACAGTGAAGTGAACGcatagtgaggaaacctgcacgctCCAATTTCACACTAACATGTATGTGACTACTTGTCACTAAATGGCGGTAAgtcgtgtcagatgccttcaAGGCCTAAAGGCCTTTTATTCAATTCATCTAAAGTTTAGAGACTATAAAAATCGAATACTGCTTATAGAGTAATAAGCAAGAATCAAAACCATACACTCACTATTAAATAGCACATTGTTCTCTTCTCCAAATAATAGGGGATACACAGCTCAACATTTATCTGATAAAAGTgtcatatactttttttaaaaccacTGCATAATATCTTCCAGCAAATGTCGTATGGGGCGTCTAAAGCATAAGAAGCCTTAACAACATCAGCATTCTCAAAGTGGTTAGGAATATGACCAGGCATAGAAacagtaaaatttttaaaattttatgtttttttatgcaTATCCTGGTCTACAGGATGTCGCAGCCACAAATGCAATAAAACAGAGAAATTGGTTTACTGATTTAAAACAAACTGCATTTAATTGTATTGATAAATTAGCTAACAACTAATACTCATTGTTACCTCCTCAGTCATATCCATAGATTCTGTGCTGACCGCTGAGTTCATGATGTCAAAATCGGAGTCACCTTCGTCCTGACTTCGCGTCTCTAGGACCATTGGAGTACTTCTGAGGTTTTTCAACTATTTTTCAACAGGTACAAGTTaaaatctgttaaaaaaataattttattagatttaattttgttgtggAGAAAGGAAGGAAAAAGAGGAGGctttcctactaatattataaatttgaaagtaatTAAACTTAGGATAACTTCCcaattataaagtatttttacaggTAACTAAGTACACCTAGTACAGTAGGTACTAGGTATACCTAGTTACCTAATCCTATTATCTAATCTGAGCTGGAAACTCCATGAAAATTCATGTCACGGTTTATTTAGGGTTGTTGATGAGTGATGTGATAAACACTATGTTATACCAGCAAATTCCctgatttaattattaaagcaagaaatgttttaaaaaatggaacCGTTATATCATAGTTGTCCATGTGTCAGTCTATCTAGACCTTTTTTCTCAGGATTTAGAGGTATATcaaggtatatataaaaaatatcaaatatacaaTGGCATCTTTTGGCTCTGAAAACACCAAACCTAACATAAGTCAATATGATGAAAAGATATGTTGCATTTgcttatgaatttatttgctCCGACAAGTAATTATACAAACtcttgaatataaatatactcatGTTTAACTAGCAAAAGTACAAACACTCAAACTAGCTTCTGCCAGCAGCATTTATATCACCATCATATAGataatcttaaattttatgcTTCATTGATATAtcagattaatttattatgtgagAAATTTGtcccatatttattttgcaaaacaGTCTTAATCTGTATAGAAATATTACATGGCTGATAGGCATATAAAAATCCATTCATTTaccttaattttatatgtttgtatatgtgagagtataaaaataaagtgattttatCATTTAGGTATTACATAAAGTAAAAGGTCAATAAACTCAGTTAATCTTGATCAACCAAATAGATAATTATGTTGGCAACTCTGTGATGTCCTTCATAGTAAAATCAATAATGTATCAATTCTATGACTGGCAAGTGTAATAATCAAATACCATGGTAGAACAACTTATTTCCTAATTGATTTTATCTTATTGGACAATGCAATATTGCTGACTTAAATGTTGAATATTTCCATTGTATAGACTGTTAAATAACTAGAAGAACCCAGTTTTTCATAGTattacagtaaaaataaagttccCATTGGAACATTGTGTTAGAAACTCAAATGAAATAGATTAATCATTTCATATCATAACTAAATGTACGTAGCCAATAAGAACTGTGCTACCTATTCTATTGTGTAGGCAGCTAGCTCAGAAAAATCAATACTTGAGCTTCCCACACAATCACCCCAGAGTACCTATATAGCCGAAAATGAACAGAGTTCGCACTTGACCATCGTCGAATCTCGAAATATGCTATCACCATCAGACTCTTATATCCCATCCCCAAAAACCATATATGCAATTattctgtttaaaataatgcATTCACGCTATACACAACAAATGGCATATTCATTTGATGACTGTGAATGCATTTCATGGGGTTCATTGCAACGACATGTTTTCGAAGACGAATGACGCAAACTCTTTGCGGCGGCGTAAAGGATAAGTCCAAATGAATGGCCATCATGAAGGGGAGTCGCGCGTTCGAGCAGGCCCAGACAGAATAGAAAGACTACGGCTGCGTACGCACCTGCGTGATTTGAGACACATTTTGAGATCCAAATTGAAGTCTTCTGAATTTGCTGTGATGTAACCGCTCCAAAACAACACTTTTAAAGACTTTCGCACTTATCCAGACACTGAAATCACAAAATTCACGGAGTGTACTAAGGGCCCCGAAAAATCCAAATCCTCCATTATTATCGATCGGCAAACGCGGTACATGGATGGCAGAAACTTCGTACCTTCGGGTAGCCATTTTGTCCGAGTCTGCGCGGTGTGATTTTTCGCAAGGAAAGGGAAATCTCCCCTCTGGCTGAGGGGGGGTCgggatatttattttgtaagtgtAATTGGCTCTATTTGGTATATTTGCTTACCTTTGTttgactaaaataataatatacacgaattatttatgaattctGCGCCCACAGCATCAAGAAAAATCCAagtttattttggaaaatattgattaatttgtCAATCAGTGGCGCTACCTACAGAAGTTTTCATAAAACTTTTGACATTACacaaatgtcattttcattttcGCCATCCCACTTGTAAACATTTCATTGATTCATTccggaataaaattaatcgaatgtgtattattgttttcaattcCAACATagcacaatataaataatatcagaAGTTTGTGGAATTTATTGGACTGTGTTTACAGTAGTTATACTAAAACTTcagtaagtttttttacggaactttactttttatgaataaaagacTTTAGAATTACAATATCAAACATCACAGATGTTCAATTTACTAGATAAATTCTGTGGTTTTACCGTATaagaaatacctacataaccATTTGGctcgtttttataaattatattattcctaataatattgatactTGTAGATGTAGATCCATGCTAAAATTAAACGCGAAAATCTGTCCCGCTCTTACAGCTAAACAGCTGAACCGACTTTGATGAAATGGGAATGATAGTTTGTATCCCAAACATAACTGATACATTTTGCCATGAACGGAGCTGAGGAAAATGGCTAATATgccaaaaaattatgtatgcaTTGCATTGCAGACTAACAACTTggttttaaaataggtaaagaATTTGTAGGTTATGTTGAAAAATAGAGTATTAGAAAATGATCATTCATAATATAACATGACTTCATGCTTGGTAAGTCCCAATCTATATGAAATCAACTTTGATGtagttttcaaatattatttcattaagttttagtaatatttctGTCAGTTTTCCAAATACTACTACTACCTGTTGTCTGTAGCTTAGCCCAAGATAGCCTATTCTTGACCTCTGTTGTTAGCTCTATCTATTACAAGTCTTACCCAAATTGGCTCAGGGGTTCAGCAATGATTGAGACAGATACTTTCCcagttataatattggtatggaTTTATaagttcaaaatattataaataaaccattGTAAGTGCTGGTGAaagaatatattgttttactaTTGTGTCTGGTGTTCCAGCAAAAGAGGCATTTATCCATCATACCATaaccacatttttttatgacacAGACAAGatagagataaaaaaatagacaacAGATAAAactctgtattttttattatattgcatatcttttaaaaaacctAATTGCATAGAACTTACAATCTAAATGACTAatcattaatattcatttacattatgtaattatgtataaaaattataataatattaaagaaatcacatcattattacttattaagtAGGCTTGTCTTTAATTTTGCATGTTTACAAATTGTCAATTCTTTTAAAATCTTCTGTGTTCACTGGAATCTTCAGATGAACctgtaaaatttttttattcattattacaaGAGTCAATTAAAAGGATGACAAATGGGGCAGCTGCCCAAGCGTTGGACATTGAAATCAGCTATAAAAAATTCTGttgaatatttacataaatactcAACACTACTATGAAGCTTCTTTGTGtataaaatggaaataattatatactggTCAAGTCAAAATGGCAAGCAATATATCATGTGCCAATTTGTCAAGCATGAATAGACGGAGTTGATGGTAAATCTCGTTGAAATGTGTGTATGCCAATACCATGACATGTATGTGGATGAAGTGGCAGTATTGATTAGTTAGATAAATTATCGACGTGCCACCACGGAGTGATTACCCGCGAAACATGCCGGCAACATGACGACTGCAATTTCGTGTAGCGGTGCAATGCTAACTCACAGTGGTAATGCTATGCCACTGCCATTTCTACTGCCGCTGCCGGaaatattttcctaaattCTTCTGCGCCAATAACGACGCGAGTGAGCATTTACACTAGGCCTTCatacctttatttatttatttatttatttatttatttattaactcgCAAAAATGACTGACGTCGATCTCATCGAGGTTGCTGGTTCGACATTATGTCTGCTCAGCATAAATTATCCCATATTACCTGCTGAATTTCATAAAgttctaaaaatgtaattgttttttcattactcCACTCCTGTGTGCGCCGGGCAGCGGCAGTGACAGCGCGAGTAACCTATTTACATACTCGTGCTGCCCACTGGGATGCTCACTTCCCTGCCCAATAGCGCTGAGTGTAAATGTGgcatatgagagagagagagagagagagagagagagagagagagagagactggTGGTCACCGTCGGAGCGCCTGCAGTTGCGGCCCCGGCGGCCGCCCGCGCACACGCCGTGTCTGCAGCCGCGCCCGCGCGTGCACTCGCCGCCGCGCAGCGCCACCTCGCAGTGGTTGCCCGCGAAACGGTGCTGACAGCGGCACTTGTTTATGCCTTTACAGCGGCCCCCGTTTAAACAGGGGATCACGCATTTTGCTAgaagacaataaaaaagaaataaattaagaaaacaatatttgctCCTTTGAAAATTTACATCGATCAATATTGAGCTCTTGACTCCAGACGGGGGTTCCCCGTGTCGTGTATATTTGAATCATAGATAATAAACatagtttaaaggaaaaaaaaatacaaaatcccacatgtaaaaaaaacaatcattgACAAATCTTGCACTCCCTGTTATGACAGTCATTTTGATACACGATTTCgatcatagatttagaagggctcGCGATTTCGGTTCTACTTAAAAATTCCTTTCCTTTTTGACGGATGTTGGAATTATCATCCAATAGATCCTTGTTTCTAAAGCAATATTAaccaataaatacttacagaaTTCACACCTTAACCCATAATAACCCTTTGTACACTGACACGTATCTTTCTGAATGCACTTCCCGCCATTCAGACACTTCTGAGAACATAGACCTGCAACAAATTAAAgacttttcaattaaataaataaatatattaacatttgtCAAGAAATTCCAACGGTCAACTTATATGTTGGTACTCTCAGTTGGTATCACATGCGTGAATCTCTTACGGAATCACacatttttccgggataaatgGTGCCTAtcgtatgtaatgtaaaagtaTAGGTAATTAAGTAGTAGTAAATTTCTCATACATCTCGTGTATATGTAAATTTGTTGATGCGAGTTTGGTCGAGTGGTTAATTCGTGAAAAGGCAACATTATTTGTCTACATAGCTCTCCTTGTAATAGCTAGCCAATGCAAACTATGCTATTTGCTTTACctgtataatttacaattgatTTTCTGTTTCAGACGATAGTCACAATGATTCGAAGACCTCTGTTGGAGCAGGTCAGGCATTCTCACAAAATGCCCACATGGAATAAGAATCCACATGTATgttatttagaatttatgCTGGCTAAGCCGCGGCTAAAGTTGGGCGTGCGGTTGCGCCCGCGTGAAGTTCCTTCCGTCCTTGCAAAATTGCATTTGtagaagtaacaaataaataaacttactttcacatttgtatCTACAAATTTAGAATAGGTGCAGTTGTGTTTGGTTTAGCATAAagttacattgttttttaaaataaagataatctATTTAACCTGGCTTCTCTAGACAAGATAATATCCTGAAACGACATCATTTTCAAACAAGCCAATCATCTAACCctattaatcataaaaaagttaaagcatgtTTTAatctaaagtatgttttgtctcgttctgtgaaagacaaatattgtaaagtgcgatagtaataaaacatactCTTAGTTTAGCTTAAAGTACGCTAACtttttacgacctcggtggcgcagtggtaaagttcttgccactgaaccgagaggtcccgggttcgatccccggtcgggtcatgatggaaaatgatctttttctgattggcccggctcttggatgtttatctatatatgtatttgttataaaatatagtatcgttgagttagtatcacataacacaagtctcgaactttctttggggctagctcaatctgtgtgatttgtcctaatatatttatgaataatagaGTAAGTTTGTAATGGAAcatttcattcaatattttaaagtaaacaaGAGCATTTGAAAttgcaacaataaaattaaagacttCACAATCATCCTTACTCACACGTTTGTAATGtaagcatatttttatagctagACAAAATAATTCGCGTGGACCACGCAGGCGAATTAGGCGCAGACCGCATCTACGCTGGTCAGATGGCGGTACTGGGCAACACGGCAGAAGGCCCAACAATTAAACACATGTGGGAGCAAGAGATAAAACATAGGGAGAGGTTCGAACAGCTCATCAACGAATATAGAGTGAGACCGACTCTGTTGACTCCGATCTGGAATGTCGCTGGATTTGCGCTTGGCGCTGGTGAGCTATAGTTTTTATCCTAAGTCAGATGGAGTGAGTCTTACTACTGGGAATAGGCCTTAATGAACGCCATCCTTCTTGGTCTTTTCtctcatttcaaaattacagacaattccattttttaataatgctcaacatttttttatccatAAAATTTCAGGCACTGCACTCCTAGGAAAAGAGGCGGCGATGGCTTGCACAGTCGCCGTCGAAACTGTCATAGTGGACCACTACAACGACCAGCTGCGCACCCTTATGGAAGACCCGAACATAGACAAGGAGATACTGAAGACCATAACCAAGTTCAGAGACGAGGAGCAAGAACACCACGACACTGGCATAGACCACGGAGCAGAGCAGGCGCCGTTTTACAAAGCGCTTACCGAAGTCATCAAAGCGGGGTGTAAGGCGGCCATTGCAATTTCTAAGAGGGTATAGTGAGTCTGTAAATTTAGTaggtagaataaaaaaataatatatatttttagagttatcatgtagttttttttagatcTTTCTTGACTTTTGCTTTCTAAAATACGCAGGGGTTTCTGTTGTAAGTTGTTTAATTAAGTAGTTAGATATCTGATGAAATACTATTGTCACGAAAGATATGGGAGGA
This DNA window, taken from Plodia interpunctella isolate USDA-ARS_2022_Savannah chromosome 2, ilPloInte3.2, whole genome shotgun sequence, encodes the following:
- the Coq7 gene encoding 5-demethoxyubiquinone hydroxylase, mitochondrial, translating into MIRRPLLEQVRHSHKMPTWNKNPHLDKIIRVDHAGELGADRIYAGQMAVLGNTAEGPTIKHMWEQEIKHRERFEQLINEYRVRPTLLTPIWNVAGFALGAGTALLGKEAAMACTVAVETVIVDHYNDQLRTLMEDPNIDKEILKTITKFRDEEQEHHDTGIDHGAEQAPFYKALTEVIKAGCKAAIAISKRV